One Nicotiana tomentosiformis chromosome 1, ASM39032v3, whole genome shotgun sequence genomic window, tagatgcatctatggttcgtgccgttcgaccctcggcagtgcacaatttatatatttatatgttggatcgggccgtatgaccttaGCATAATTCCTGTGTAATAATTCTTGGagcccaattataattgatattgtttcattggttTGAGAGATTGAtttgttaaatgatggaaattaatttgggatttactattagtgaaagaattgtttatttatttttttttattgagtTTTCAGCTATATTTTTATAATCCATTCTTAATTATAATTTCggtatttattgttagcccatagtaagtgtcgaagtcgacccctcgtcactacttcttctaggttagactagatacttactgggtacatgttgtttatgtactcacgctacacttctgctctaatcgtgcaggatctgaggcaggtgcatctggctatCAGTCCGGCACGCATCCTTGATTTCTTCGAGATTTAACGGTGAGCTACCTTCCGAGCCTGTTCCGCAGCACCCGAAGTAttccttttatttttactttctgtctatttcacttcATACAGTAGTGTAGTATTTGTATATTcaactagtagctcatacacttatgacacctgGTCTTGGAGATCATGCTAGTAGACACATGATGATTTTTGGATATTTACTCATCTCATTTGCTCTTAAAATTATTTATCTCTCATTTTATTTAAACTTTTATTTCCTATTTATGCACTAAATAAAAATCAGCTATTTCAAAAAtgttaaaagaaacaatcacatggttagttcactgttggcttgcctagcgataaCGTTGAGAGCCATCACGGCATATAGAAGGAATTGGGTCGTggcaatatggtatcagagcactaggttcacgtaggtctcacaagttatgagcaggcctaataaagtcttgtggatcggtgcggagacgtccatacttatcttcaagaggctatagggtgttaggaaactactctttcttcatctcctaatGTTCAGTTGATGTTATAcgaagtatctttctcttattctctcacagatggtgagaatgcaCACGACGGATGTTCCAGACCCCGGAGGAACTGCTCCCTCTGTttttagaggccgaggcagaggccgggggagggcaccaacccgaggtaggggacgaggacgtcccagagttacCCCAGCCATGCCACCAGCAGATTCGGTaaaggatcccattattgaggagcagggcgaggtgcctgtagcagagccagccccggtagatttcatgtccgcatcgggcttccaggaggtcatgggccatatgtTACGGTTCATGGATACCATGACCCACGCTGGTTTTTCCaccagacccaaccacatctcaggctggaggGAGACCACAGATCCCTACTGCTCAGGTTCCTGAGCATGCaactactgtatatcagaccccgggaaCACTACTcatgggcggagcccagccagtgatAGCAGCCGTgcttgagcccagaccagctgtggccggcgagccgcagaagtaattggacagatggactaggctacaccctcctgtcttcggaGGTGACCGACATGAGGATACCCAGGACTTCATCGATTGgtacagggacagactgcacaacatgaggatattagggACCCACagggtggattttactactttccagctggagggcagggcccgtagatggtggcattCTCATCTttttggcagaccagcaggttcttcTCCCTTGACTTGGGGTCAGCTTACACGCCTTTtattggataggtatattccacactcccagagggaagagttgcggtttcagtttgagcagctccagcagggtcagatgttagtgaccgattatgaagcgagattctctgagttgtctcgccatgcacttatgatacttcctactgaggcaGAAAGATTACAGAGGTTTGTTGCAGGGTTGCACTccggtattcaggccactatggcccgagaggttgagatggggacttcttaccaGCTAGTTGTgaagatagctcggaggattgagggttatcGTCAGCGGGGCCGAGAGCATATGTCACGGGACAAGCGGTTTTGTTATTCCAGAGGGATCAGTGGTGCTCGGTGTGGGGGTAGAGGttagtttgggaggggtcagcctagttggcccacatatccagcaccgctgcctcctcggggtgctccagtttgaCCTTATTTCTgcaccatgccagagagttcctaccgcccaccagatattcagggttcctctagtgggtattcGGGCCATCAGGgttagacttcaggtcagcagtccttcgtaccgagaggttgttacgagtgcggggacttCAGACACGTGCgaaggttctgccccaggcttcgaggcaAGGTAGTGTAGTAGGGttctcagcctatgattacaacaccagtaGCCGCACCAGCCATCTGGCCGCCTAGAGGCGGAgagcaggtgggtaggggtcgtcctagaggtggaggtcaggcaggtgGAGGttagtcaggtggcgctccagctagattctatgctttcttGGCCAGACCAGAGGTAGTGGCCTCAGgtgtcgtgatcacaggtattatttttgtctacggtagggatgcttcagtattatttgatccaaggtctacctattcatatgtgtcatctctgtttgctcatttcctggatgttcctcgtgagtccttgggtactcatatttatgtgtccactcctgtaggcaattctgttgttgtggatcgggtatatcagtcctgcattgttacattctgtggttatgagactagggcgGATCTTCTACTggttgatatgaccgactttgaggtcatcctgggtatggactggttatctccatatcacacCATCCTCGATTGCCATGcgaagactgttaccttggcgataccagagttgcctagattggagtggaagggttcatctgtcagcACACCTAGCCAGatcatctcttttatgaaggctcgacacatggtcgagaagggttatttgtcttatctagcttatgttcaggACACTACCGCAGAGACTCCGGTGATCGATTTAGTGcctgtagtccgggagttctccggtGTGTTTACTTCTGattttccaggcatgccaccagatcgtgatatcgatttctgcattaatttggctccaggtacccagcctatatctatcccaccgtatcgtatggctccgaaagatttgaaggaacaacttgagaagtttctagcaaaggggttcgtcaggccgagtgtattaccttggggtgcaccaatgttatatgtgaagaataaagatgggacaatgcagatgtgcattgattatcgccagttgagcAAAGTCACCgataagaacaagtacccgttgccgcgtattgatgtgaccagttgcagggtgctagggtgttctctatgCTCGACTTGAGAtcgaggtaccatcagttgaagattcgaaattcggatgttccgaagaccattttctggactagatatggccattatgagtttctagtgatgtccttcggtttgactaacgtcCCAGCGGTgtttatggatttaatgaacaTGGTGTTCATTCCATACATTGATTCGttcgtcattgtcttcattgatgacattttgatctactcgcgcagcatggaggagcatgagcagcatttgagagtggtgctttagaccttgtaggaacagaagttatatgctaagttctccaagtgtgagtttcgGCTAAAttttgtagcattcttggggcatgttatatcaggcgagggtattaaggtagatcccaagaagattgaggcaattcaaagttggcctcgtcctactacggcgactgagatcaggaacttcttagggttagcaggttattatcgccggtttgtagAGGGCTTCTCATATATTGTAGCACCTTtcactagattgacccagaagagtgctccgtttcgttggtccgatgattatgaggtgagctttcagaagctcaagataactTTGACTAGGGCACCAGTTCTTGTGTTGCcctccggttcggggatgtatactatgtattgcgacgcttcatgtgttggtttgggttgtgtattaatgcaggagagGCGAGCTATTGCATATGGTTCACGTCATataaagccccatgagaagaattatcatgtacatgatttggagatgGACGCGATTGTTCaagctcttaagatctggaggcattatctttatggggtgtcctatgaggtttacactgatcgtCGTAGCTTGCAGTATTTATTCAAGTAGAGGGATATCAATTTGAGGTAgcacaggtggcttgagttactgaaggattattacattaccattctttatcatccaggAAAGGTAAATGTAGTTGCAGataccttgagcagaaaggcggagagtatgggtagcttggcattcatatCGGCAGAGGAGATGCccttagctttggacattcagtccttagctaaaaGACTTGTggggttggatattttagagcccagccgagttcttgcatgtgtcgttgcCCAGTATTCACTATTGGAGCAAATCAGGGGTCGGCAGTTtaatgatccgcacttgttggttcttagagagacggtactaaagggtggttccaaggaggttactatcggtgaggatggtgttctgcgactccagagtctcctatgtgttcctaatgccGATGGCTTAAGGGAGAGAATTCTAGAGGAGGTACACAATTctcagtattccattcatctaggtgctacaaagatgtatcgcgacctgaggcagcattattggtgacggcgaatgaagaaggacatatttGAGTATGTTGCGATATGTCTAAATTACCAGtaggttaagtacgagcaccagTAGCCAGGTGGCacactccagcagatgactatacctgagtggaaatgggagcgcattactatggacttcatagttgggttgtcgtggaccttgcggaagtttgatgcaatttaggtcattgtcgacaggttgaccaagtcggcacacttcatacCGGTGGCGACCACATATACTtcaaagaggttggcccagatttatattcaggagataattcggttgcatggtgttcttgtttccatcatatcagacagaggccctcaattcacttcgcatttctggagagcagtacatagtgagttggggacccgtgtagagctgagcacagcctttcatccagagaccgacgggcagtcagagcagacagtttagatcttggaggacatgcttagagcatgtgtgattgtcTTTAAAGGGAAGTGGgattgattcttgcctttggccgagtttgcttacaacaacagttatcagttcagcatcgagatggctccatttgaggctttatatggtcggcgatgtcgttctcccatcagttggtttgagcccggcgaggctaagttatatggtactgacttggtgaaggatgccttagaaaaggtaaagctgattcaggagcgacttcgcacagcacaattcagacagaagagttacacggaaCAGAAGGCacttgatttatcatttatggcgggtgagaaggttctcttgaaagtctcgccgatgaaggggatcatgaggttcgagaaaaggggaaagttgagccaaaggtttataggcccatttgaggtgttgagatgagttggggaggttgcttatgagcttgcattaccTCCCAATCTATCAGGAGTTCTTctggttttccacgtgtctatgctctggaggtatcatgccgacaggtcacaTATATTAGACTccagcacgattcagttagattagagcttgggttatgaggaagagctagttgccattgttgataggcaggttcaccagttgaggtccaagagaatttccatgttaaaggttcaatggaggggccaactagtcgaggaggtgacttgggaggccgaggaggacatgcggagcagatattcacacttattaagcactccaggtatgattctagaccggttcgaggacgaacgtttgtttaagatgtggagaatgtaatgacccgaccagtcattttgctttatagaatctcgttcccctaaataagaatCTCCGTACgttattttactattttatgacttgcgggaatggttagttcgggatttgaaagggtttgggttgaaatcggaacacttagttccttaaggttggccaaaaaggctaagtttgacttcggtcaatgttttgagtaaacgatctcagaatcgggatttgacggttccaataggttcgtatgataatttcggacttaggcgtatgttcggatcgggttttggatgacccgggggcGTATCGGCGCCTAACAGTGAAAGATgactctttgaaggttttaaagttctttaaatttggtttggagtaggttttggtgttatcaaggtaAAATTGGGATTCTAGGACCAGAAATAGTtctatatggtgatttaagacttgcccgcaaaattttaggtcattccgagtagtctatgtatgattcggcgcgtttggagcgatttggaaacttgaagttcataacttgattcgatttggttttggggtgtgattcttggttttgttgttgttttacgcgtttttGAGAGTTTGAGAAGGTCTGTAtcatgtttatggacttgtttgtgcatttggacggggtcccaagtagCTCGGGGGTGTTTTGGACCGCCTAAGGCTAAGCTAGGAAAAACCAGAAaatccagttctggtttccttcacataattgtcataaaggtcgggacagagccccgccataccaaaccatacacatctaaatcaagggtgtaacatcattcccccctttagaacattcgtcctcgattgttgactgatgcacttatcattttcgtAACTTATGTCTTTTGAAttctttagtactctccttgccatctaggcaactgttctttgaataaatccaaaggccagggcattcccccttttaggcctctttctcacaccatgacttatggtcggaattcttccaatctcgtaactgttgttaccttctatcatgcaggcTGTACGActttgaccttgtaagtgcgcctatgcgactcttctcccCTTTTTCCCCCAACTTttggccaatctctaggcctcactttgtaaatatatacagagcttgacaagatgtccctctcggcatctataggtatacttaagttcttcgctcggtactttgtcgaacttacgattattgttatatcttatttcatagacctggttatccatccgtatgactttactacatCAAGGTAGGTCATATTATACTATAACTTTTACTTCgttttatcgttactgaggtctgctaccaaactccaagcTACTTTCGTTACTTAtctcatatgtataaatctatgttCTTTAATGCTTCcatattactgttcatcttaaaaatgacggcctaatctcatctcatactttataacttttatccatccattgttgattcaccccaatattgatctataatctacccctgataacttaaccttttatgtaacactgccgctaagGTTCACGTTTCATCGGGgaaacatctgaaatgattagactgatccacctaggaCGATACCATGGTTTCATAACCGTATCTCacagcatcccaatgtgattcaccttgcgtgggtattttaatcctgtccaATTCATGAGATCCCTTTCTTTTCTTTGTcagatcattactcaatcaaaggcccaaatgtcattctttatctatcacaattacaccctcattctattaccagggcagcattccatctcttctaaatgctattaatcttagactcctttgaTTTCATTCATGCTATAgtgagctttgtataacttagagaaaccatctgCTCTTCTTGTTTTCGTGGTCTTAATTCTGAGAACATATCCATTTTCattaccttctcactcgcccgttcttatccttactcctgtcttctagAACCTTGTCACTTCACCATAcaatagcttgcgacctacacatatctatttatattactttCAACCTtccaacttgcttgcatcatagatttccttatgtcattttggaacatcaagcgagacatcacatcgcctctaactcttctttactctcttagtcAGGCTTTTCGATTCCTAGACCATAGGCTcgaagatatgctactgacgacgctgctatcattcctggatattgaatcctagtgcttctagccttctatccgaagcatagactattcacgatcttctggctttgagtatctcgtatgttgttcgCCTTCACCTTACTTACCTTataatctcgcatcacatcttctatctctttcatgaccttccttccacacatgtataatttatatccacaacttgaaactttattgtaattcttgcacctctggtgcatacataatccggTGGAAGCTTCGttctgacttcttatgaggctggtacttttccaactggctttatcgtaggcCGTTATAGAACATGGTTGTTGTACTTtctctcttgta contains:
- the LOC138909079 gene encoding uncharacterized protein; amino-acid sequence: MRILGTHRVDFTTFQLEGRARRWWHSHLFGRPAGSSPLTWGQLTRLLLDRYIPHSQREELRFQFEQLQQGQMLVTDYEARFSELSRHALMILPTEAERLQRFVAGLHSGIQATMAREVEMGTSYQLVVKIARRIEGYRQRGREHMSRDKRFCYSRGISGARCGGRGNSVVVDRVYQSCIVTFCGYETRADLLLVDMTDFEVILGMDWLSPYHTILDCHAKTVTLAIPELPRLEWKGSSVSTPSQIISFMKARHMVEKGYLSYLAYVQDTTAETPVIDLVPVVREFSGVFTSDFPGMPPDRDIDFCINLAPAVFMDLMNMVFIPYIDSFVIVFIDDILIYSRSMEEHEQHLRVERRAIAYGSRHIKPHEKNYHVHDLEMDAIVQALKIWRHYLYGVSYEVYTDRRKVNVVADTLSRKAESMGSLAFISAEEMPLALDIQSLAKRLVGLDILEPSRVLACVVAQYSLLEQIRGRQFNDPHLLVLRETVLKGGSKEVTIGEDGVLRLQSLLCVPNADGLRERILEEVHNSQYSIHLGATKMYRDLRQHYW